A section of the Streptomyces sp. V3I8 genome encodes:
- a CDS encoding FMN-binding protein has product MKKSHPLRRVVLAGAATVSGIVLLLALKPASDPAAASAGGVPQQQQSVAPQGSGGAQAAAGDQARTLTGDVVKTDYGNVQVRITVAGGKITSAAAVQAPTGGRSTTVSTDAVPKLNKAAITAGSADIDAVSGATYTSGGYKKSLQSALDQAGAPGDGAADASGTGGTGGGSGSDSGSGAGDASGSGAGAAQAKTVTGKAVTTDYGPVQVRVTVTGGKITEAEAVQQPKGGRSDQISGDAVPKLNAAAVAAGSADIDAVSGATYTSGGYKESLQSALDQAGG; this is encoded by the coding sequence ATGAAGAAGAGCCACCCTCTGCGCCGCGTCGTGCTGGCCGGTGCCGCCACGGTGTCCGGGATCGTCCTGCTGCTGGCGCTGAAGCCCGCGTCGGACCCGGCGGCGGCGTCCGCCGGCGGCGTGCCGCAGCAACAGCAGTCGGTCGCTCCGCAGGGCTCCGGAGGCGCGCAGGCCGCCGCGGGCGACCAGGCCCGGACCCTCACCGGTGACGTCGTCAAGACCGACTACGGCAACGTCCAGGTACGCATCACCGTGGCCGGCGGGAAGATCACCTCGGCCGCCGCCGTGCAGGCCCCCACCGGCGGGCGCTCCACCACGGTCAGTACCGACGCGGTGCCGAAGCTCAACAAGGCCGCGATCACGGCCGGCAGCGCCGACATCGACGCCGTCTCCGGCGCCACCTACACCAGCGGCGGCTACAAGAAGTCCCTCCAGTCGGCACTGGACCAGGCCGGCGCCCCCGGCGACGGCGCGGCCGACGCGAGCGGTACGGGCGGTACGGGCGGCGGCAGCGGGTCGGACAGCGGCAGCGGTGCGGGGGACGCGAGCGGGTCGGGGGCGGGCGCCGCGCAGGCGAAGACCGTCACCGGCAAGGCCGTCACGACCGACTACGGCCCCGTGCAGGTACGGGTCACCGTGACCGGCGGGAAGATCACCGAGGCGGAGGCCGTGCAGCAGCCCAAGGGCGGTCGCAGCGACCAGATCAGCGGTGACGCGGTGCCGAAGCTGAACGCGGCGGCGGTCGCGGCAGGCAGCGCCGACATCGACGCCGTCTCCGGCGCCACCTACACCAGCGGCGGCTACAAGGAGTCCCTGCAGTCGGCCCTGGACCAGGCCGGTGGCTGA
- a CDS encoding DUF397 domain-containing protein, translated as MTTTEPAWFKSSYSGSSGDNCVEVAVRHKAVLVRDSKDIRRQALTVSRDAWSAFTVLAHDSRA; from the coding sequence ATGACCACCACCGAACCGGCCTGGTTCAAGAGCAGTTACAGCGGCAGCTCTGGCGACAACTGCGTCGAGGTTGCCGTACGCCACAAGGCCGTCCTCGTCCGGGACTCGAAGGACATCCGACGGCAGGCGCTGACGGTCTCCCGTGACGCCTGGTCGGCGTTCACGGTTCTGGCGCACGACTCGCGCGCATGA
- a CDS encoding protein kinase, which produces MGRYRLIGRLGSGGMGSVYLGRTPGGRPAAVKVINAHLQHDPAALQRFRREVETLGTVRNAFTAALIDAEVDTPPFWMATEYVPGPTLADAVGASGPFPVDLGRAVLAALAEGLADVHVHGVLHRDIKPQNVILSATGPQLIDFGIARSDEMANITQVGTAIGTPGFMAPETLTRGEAGPPSDVFALGVTMAYCLTGRAPYGQGPLATVSYRTVHEEMDLDGVPAEMAELIALCGHKDPARRPEPQRIVELCDSETDIVRHPAYQRIIALASASDTAAASPTVQAPPAPATPVPAAPVSPHAPTRVGVTTPAPSGAPTTPAPAPATAVQTRYMPSPPQDGPPAAPAHGTGPVWRRRKPLVAAGAVAAVAVVAATVLALQGSGSDAEAKSPQSSASRNASDRGAGKKPAAEGRLPQSLTVKAPRTLEAGQSLEAAHVKLTMLDSGGLAASDENGRQVWASGTSGENYKAVFQEDGNLVVQDAGGKTVWATNTQSREAGAVLELRADGVVAVARNGTDLFRTSPDPALPQTLTVQPRRTLQAGEFLQAAHGKLLMQEDGNLVSYDEDNQPVWASRTSGENYKAVFQEDGNLVVYTADDKPVWATNTGYPEGGAVLEIRADGAFAVTKDGRDLFLSSKAG; this is translated from the coding sequence ATGGGTCGCTACCGACTGATCGGCCGGCTCGGTTCCGGCGGCATGGGGAGCGTCTACCTCGGCCGGACCCCCGGGGGCCGGCCCGCCGCGGTCAAGGTCATCAACGCCCATCTCCAGCACGACCCGGCGGCGCTGCAGCGCTTCCGCCGCGAGGTGGAGACGCTGGGCACCGTCCGCAACGCGTTCACGGCGGCGCTCATCGACGCCGAGGTGGACACCCCGCCGTTCTGGATGGCGACCGAGTACGTGCCCGGCCCGACCCTGGCCGACGCGGTCGGGGCCTCGGGGCCCTTCCCGGTCGACCTCGGCCGCGCCGTGCTGGCCGCGCTGGCCGAAGGGCTCGCCGACGTCCATGTGCACGGGGTGCTGCACCGCGACATCAAGCCGCAGAACGTCATCCTCTCGGCCACCGGCCCCCAGCTCATCGACTTCGGGATCGCCCGCAGCGACGAGATGGCGAACATCACGCAGGTGGGCACCGCCATCGGCACCCCCGGCTTCATGGCCCCGGAGACCCTCACCCGCGGCGAGGCCGGACCGCCGTCCGACGTGTTCGCACTCGGCGTGACCATGGCCTACTGCCTCACCGGCCGTGCCCCGTACGGCCAGGGCCCCCTGGCCACCGTCTCCTACCGCACCGTCCACGAGGAGATGGACCTCGACGGGGTTCCCGCCGAGATGGCCGAACTGATCGCCCTGTGCGGGCACAAGGACCCGGCGCGGCGTCCCGAACCGCAGCGCATCGTGGAACTCTGCGACAGCGAGACCGACATCGTGCGGCATCCGGCCTACCAGCGGATCATCGCCCTGGCCTCCGCCTCGGACACGGCGGCCGCCTCCCCCACCGTGCAGGCTCCGCCCGCGCCGGCCACACCCGTACCGGCCGCGCCCGTGTCACCGCACGCGCCCACCAGGGTCGGCGTCACCACGCCTGCCCCGTCCGGAGCACCCACCACCCCGGCGCCGGCCCCGGCGACCGCTGTGCAGACCCGGTACATGCCGTCCCCGCCGCAGGACGGCCCGCCCGCCGCGCCCGCGCACGGCACGGGACCGGTCTGGCGCCGCCGCAAGCCGCTCGTCGCCGCCGGCGCCGTGGCCGCCGTCGCCGTCGTGGCGGCCACGGTGCTCGCCCTGCAGGGTTCCGGATCGGACGCCGAGGCCAAGAGCCCGCAGTCGTCCGCGAGCCGCAACGCCTCCGACCGGGGCGCGGGCAAGAAGCCGGCGGCGGAGGGGCGCCTGCCGCAGTCGCTGACGGTCAAGGCCCCGCGGACCCTGGAGGCGGGCCAGTCCCTCGAGGCCGCGCACGTGAAACTGACCATGCTGGACAGCGGCGGTCTCGCCGCCTCCGACGAGAACGGCAGACAGGTCTGGGCGTCCGGCACCTCCGGCGAGAACTACAAGGCGGTGTTCCAGGAGGACGGCAACCTCGTCGTCCAGGACGCCGGCGGAAAGACGGTCTGGGCCACCAACACGCAGTCCCGGGAAGCAGGAGCGGTCCTCGAACTGCGCGCCGACGGCGTCGTCGCCGTGGCGAGGAACGGCACGGACCTCTTCCGGACCAGCCCGGACCCCGCGCTCCCCCAGACGCTGACGGTCCAGCCGCGGCGGACCCTGCAGGCCGGTGAGTTCCTGCAGGCCGCGCACGGGAAACTGCTCATGCAGGAGGACGGCAACCTCGTCTCCTACGACGAGGACAACCAGCCCGTCTGGGCGTCGCGCACCTCCGGCGAGAACTACAAGGCGGTGTTCCAGGAGGACGGCAACCTCGTCGTCTACACCGCCGACGACAAGCCGGTGTGGGCCACCAACACGGGATACCCCGAGGGAGGCGCCGTCCTGGAGATCCGTGCCGACGGCGCCTTCGCCGTCACGAAGGACGGCCGGGACCTCTTCCTGAGCAGCAAGGCGGGCTGA
- a CDS encoding arginine repressor, producing the protein MSQAQEHDHDHAGPAVPQTRTARHRRIVDILNRQPVRSQSQLAKLLGDDGLNVTQATLSRDLDELNAVKIRNNDGDLIYAVPSEGGFRTPRVPLGESAKEERMRRLSSELLISAEASANLVVLRTPPGAAQFLASAIDQAELQDILGTIAGDDTLLLISRDPTGGQALADHLLRLAQNHHH; encoded by the coding sequence ATGAGCCAGGCGCAGGAGCACGACCACGACCACGCGGGACCCGCCGTCCCGCAGACCCGCACCGCACGCCACCGCCGGATCGTGGACATCCTCAACCGGCAGCCGGTGCGTTCGCAGAGCCAGCTGGCGAAGCTCCTCGGCGACGACGGGCTGAACGTCACGCAGGCGACGCTCTCCAGGGACCTGGACGAGCTGAACGCGGTGAAGATCCGCAACAACGACGGCGACCTCATCTACGCGGTGCCCAGCGAAGGGGGTTTCCGGACGCCCCGGGTCCCGCTGGGGGAGTCGGCCAAGGAGGAGCGGATGCGGCGGCTGTCCTCGGAGCTCCTGATCTCCGCGGAGGCTTCGGCGAACCTGGTGGTCCTGCGGACGCCGCCGGGGGCCGCCCAGTTCCTCGCCTCGGCCATCGACCAGGCGGAGTTGCAGGACATCCTGGGGACGATCGCGGGCGACGACACGCTGCTGCTGATCAGCCGGGATCCCACGGGTGGGCAGGCCCTGGCGGACCACTTGCTGCGGCTGGCCCAGAACCACCACCACTGA
- a CDS encoding ATP-binding protein, which translates to MPAPHTQIPAPARTFAQRFSATRRGARLARLLAAHQLTAWGHPYGTGVHDAVVLVVAELAANAVLHGQVPGRDFVVRLACDDGRGVLRVEVSDTHPALPVRTMPTADEDHGRGLVLVDALASRWGVSDRVGPGKTVWAECALHAATHGPAGDCGDGS; encoded by the coding sequence ATGCCAGCCCCTCACACCCAGATCCCCGCCCCCGCACGCACGTTCGCGCAGCGTTTCTCCGCGACCCGGCGCGGTGCCCGTCTCGCCCGGCTGCTCGCCGCGCACCAGCTCACCGCGTGGGGTCACCCGTACGGCACCGGGGTCCATGACGCGGTCGTCCTGGTCGTCGCCGAACTCGCGGCGAACGCCGTTCTCCACGGCCAGGTGCCAGGACGCGACTTCGTCGTACGCCTCGCCTGCGACGACGGCCGGGGCGTCCTCCGTGTCGAGGTGTCCGACACCCACCCCGCCCTGCCCGTCCGCACCATGCCCACCGCCGACGAGGACCACGGCCGCGGCCTGGTCCTCGTCGACGCGCTCGCGAGCCGTTGGGGCGTGAGCGACCGCGTGGGCCCGGGCAAGACGGTCTGGGCCGAGTGCGCACTGCATGCCGCCACGCACGGACCGGCCGGTGACTGCGGTGACGGATCCTGA
- the argJ gene encoding bifunctional glutamate N-acetyltransferase/amino-acid acetyltransferase ArgJ — MSVTAAKGFTAAGVAAGIKQNGNPDLALVVNNGPRLAAAGVFTSNRVKAAPVLWSEQVLKGGELTAVVLNSGGANACTGPKGFQDTHATAEKVADSLNSAGLDDTGGHSPGGIAVCSTGLIGILLPMDKLLPGIDKAVAQLGPHGGEKAAIAIKTTDTVHKTAVAQGDGWTVGGMAKGAGMLAPGLATMLVVLTTDADVDSDTLDKALRAATRVTFDRVDSDGCMSTNDTVLLLASGASQVTPEYAEFAEAVRSVCDDLGQQLIRDAEGAGKDIRIEVVNAASEDDAVEVGRSIARNNLLKCAIHGEDPNWGRVLSAIGTTSAAFEPDLLNVAINGVWVCKNGSVGEDRDTVDMRYREVHIVADLAAGDETATIWTNDLTADYVHENSAYSS; from the coding sequence GTGAGTGTCACGGCAGCCAAGGGGTTCACGGCGGCCGGCGTCGCCGCCGGGATCAAACAGAACGGCAACCCGGACCTGGCCCTCGTGGTCAACAACGGGCCCCGCCTCGCCGCCGCGGGCGTCTTCACCTCCAACCGGGTGAAGGCCGCACCGGTGCTGTGGTCGGAGCAGGTCCTGAAGGGCGGCGAGCTGACCGCCGTCGTCCTCAACTCCGGTGGCGCCAACGCCTGTACGGGTCCGAAGGGCTTCCAGGACACCCACGCCACCGCGGAGAAGGTCGCCGACTCCCTCAACAGCGCCGGCCTCGACGACACGGGCGGTCACTCCCCGGGCGGGATCGCCGTCTGCTCCACGGGCCTCATCGGCATCCTCCTGCCGATGGACAAGCTGCTGCCGGGCATCGACAAGGCCGTCGCCCAGCTCGGCCCGCACGGCGGCGAGAAGGCCGCCATCGCCATCAAGACCACCGACACCGTCCACAAGACCGCGGTCGCCCAGGGCGACGGCTGGACCGTCGGCGGCATGGCCAAGGGCGCGGGCATGCTCGCCCCCGGCCTCGCCACCATGCTGGTCGTCCTCACCACGGACGCCGACGTCGACAGCGACACCCTCGACAAGGCGCTGCGGGCGGCCACCAGGGTCACCTTCGACCGCGTCGACTCCGACGGCTGCATGTCGACGAACGACACCGTGCTGCTGCTCGCCTCCGGCGCCTCGCAGGTCACCCCCGAGTACGCGGAGTTCGCCGAGGCCGTACGGTCCGTCTGCGACGACCTCGGCCAGCAGCTGATCCGGGACGCCGAGGGCGCCGGCAAGGACATCAGGATCGAGGTCGTGAACGCGGCCAGCGAGGACGACGCCGTCGAGGTCGGCCGCTCCATCGCCCGCAACAACCTCCTCAAGTGCGCCATCCACGGCGAGGACCCCAACTGGGGCCGCGTGCTCTCCGCCATCGGCACCACGTCCGCCGCCTTCGAGCCCGACCTGCTGAACGTCGCCATCAACGGCGTCTGGGTCTGCAAGAACGGTTCTGTGGGCGAGGACCGCGACACGGTCGACATGCGCTACCGGGAGGTCCACATCGTCGCCGACCTCGCCGCCGGCGACGAGACCGCCACCATCTGGACCAACGACCTCACCGCGGACTACGTGCACGAGAACAGCGCGTACTCCTCATGA
- the argC gene encoding N-acetyl-gamma-glutamyl-phosphate reductase, translated as MVVRAAVAGASGYAGGELLRLLLVHPEVEIGALTGNSNAGQRLGALQPHLLPLAGRVLEETTAEVLAGHDVVFLALPHGQSAAVAEQLGPDVLVVDMGADFRLKDPADWERFYGSAHAGTWPYGLPELPGARTALEGSRRIAVPGCYPTAVTLALVPAYTAGLAENEAVVVAASGTSGAGKSPKTHLLGSEVMGSMSPYGVGGGHRHTPEMIQNLGAVADGPVTVSFTPTLAPMSRGILATCSARAKPGTTAQAVRAAYEKAYADEPFVHLLPEGQWPATASVHGSNAVQVQVAYDAAAGRIIAISAIDNLTKGTAGGAVQSMNIALGLDEATGLSTIGVAP; from the coding sequence ATGGTGGTACGTGCGGCGGTGGCCGGAGCGAGCGGGTATGCGGGCGGGGAACTGCTGCGCCTGCTCCTGGTGCACCCCGAGGTCGAGATCGGTGCCCTGACCGGCAACTCCAACGCCGGACAGCGGCTCGGCGCCCTGCAGCCGCACCTGCTGCCGCTGGCCGGCCGCGTGCTGGAGGAGACCACCGCGGAGGTCCTCGCCGGACACGACGTCGTCTTCCTCGCCCTGCCCCACGGGCAGTCCGCCGCCGTCGCGGAGCAGCTCGGCCCGGACGTCCTCGTCGTCGACATGGGCGCCGACTTCCGGCTCAAGGACCCGGCCGACTGGGAGCGGTTCTACGGCTCGGCGCACGCCGGGACCTGGCCCTACGGCCTCCCCGAACTGCCGGGTGCCCGTACCGCGCTGGAGGGGTCCAGGCGCATCGCGGTGCCCGGCTGCTACCCGACGGCCGTCACGCTGGCGCTGGTCCCCGCCTACACGGCCGGCCTCGCCGAGAACGAGGCCGTCGTCGTCGCCGCGTCCGGCACGTCCGGCGCCGGCAAGTCCCCCAAGACGCATCTGCTCGGCAGCGAGGTCATGGGCTCCATGTCCCCGTACGGCGTCGGCGGCGGCCATCGGCACACCCCCGAGATGATCCAGAACCTCGGCGCGGTCGCGGACGGACCCGTCACCGTGTCCTTCACCCCGACCCTCGCCCCGATGTCCCGCGGCATCCTCGCCACCTGCAGCGCCAGGGCGAAGCCCGGCACCACCGCGCAGGCCGTGCGGGCCGCCTACGAGAAGGCCTACGCCGACGAACCGTTCGTCCACCTGCTGCCCGAGGGCCAGTGGCCGGCGACCGCGTCCGTCCACGGTTCCAACGCCGTTCAGGTGCAGGTCGCGTACGACGCCGCCGCGGGGCGCATCATCGCGATCAGCGCCATCGACAACCTGACCAAGGGCACCGCGGGCGGTGCCGTCCAGAGCATGAACATCGCCCTCGGGCTCGACGAGGCCACCGGGCTTTCCACGATCGGAGTCGCACCGTGA
- a CDS encoding acetylornithine transaminase, giving the protein MTANEELTRRWQGALMDNYGTPRLPLVRGAGTRLWDADGTEYLDFVGGIAVNALGHAHPAIVEAVSRQIASLGHVSNLFVAEPPVALAERLLQLFGREGRVYFCNSGAEANEGAFKIGRLTGRAHMVATDGGFHGRTMGALALTGQPGKRDPFLPLPGDVTHVPYGDPQALAAAVTEDTALVVIEPVQGENGVVVPPPGYLKAARAITAATGSLLVLDEVQTGVGRTGHWFEYQAHEGVLPDVVTLAKGLGGGLPLGATVAFGRAARLLGPGHHGTTFGGNPVACAAGLAVLDTIEGEGLLENVKRSGERLREGVESLGHPLVDHVRGAGLLLGIVLTEPLAPRVQQAAQDAGLLVNAPAPDVVRLMPPLNIGADEVDTFLRALPGVLDAVTGGATDGHGRTGE; this is encoded by the coding sequence ATGACCGCCAACGAGGAACTCACCCGGCGCTGGCAGGGCGCGCTCATGGACAACTACGGCACCCCGCGGCTGCCGCTCGTCCGCGGCGCCGGCACCAGACTGTGGGACGCCGACGGCACCGAGTACCTGGACTTCGTCGGCGGGATCGCGGTCAACGCGCTCGGCCACGCCCACCCGGCGATCGTCGAGGCCGTCAGCCGCCAGATCGCCTCCCTCGGCCACGTCTCCAACCTCTTCGTCGCCGAACCGCCCGTCGCGCTCGCCGAGCGGCTGCTCCAGCTCTTCGGGCGGGAGGGCCGCGTCTACTTCTGCAACTCGGGCGCCGAGGCCAACGAGGGCGCCTTCAAGATCGGCCGGCTGACCGGCCGCGCCCACATGGTGGCGACCGACGGCGGCTTCCACGGCCGCACCATGGGCGCCCTCGCGCTCACCGGCCAGCCGGGCAAGCGGGACCCGTTCCTGCCGCTGCCCGGCGACGTCACGCACGTGCCGTACGGGGACCCGCAGGCGCTGGCCGCCGCCGTCACCGAGGACACCGCGCTGGTCGTCATCGAGCCGGTCCAGGGCGAGAACGGCGTGGTCGTGCCGCCCCCCGGCTACCTCAAGGCGGCCCGTGCCATCACCGCCGCCACCGGCAGCCTCCTCGTCCTGGACGAGGTGCAGACCGGGGTCGGCCGGACCGGTCACTGGTTCGAGTACCAGGCGCACGAGGGCGTCCTGCCGGACGTCGTCACGCTGGCCAAGGGCCTCGGCGGCGGCCTGCCGCTCGGCGCGACCGTCGCCTTCGGGCGCGCGGCCCGGTTGCTCGGGCCCGGGCACCACGGCACGACGTTCGGCGGCAACCCCGTCGCCTGCGCCGCCGGACTCGCGGTCCTCGACACCATCGAGGGCGAGGGCCTGCTGGAGAACGTGAAGCGGTCCGGCGAGAGGCTCCGGGAGGGCGTCGAATCGCTCGGCCACCCGCTGGTCGACCATGTCCGGGGCGCGGGCCTCCTCCTGGGTATCGTGCTCACCGAGCCGCTCGCGCCCCGCGTGCAACAGGCGGCTCAGGACGCCGGTCTCCTGGTGAACGCGCCCGCCCCCGATGTCGTACGGCTGATGCCGCCCCTCAACATCGGCGCGGACGAGGTGGACACGTTCCTCCGGGCCCTGCCCGGTGTCCTCGACGCGGTGACCGGCGGGGCGACCGACGGGCACGGACGGACCGGGGAGTGA
- the argB gene encoding acetylglutamate kinase translates to MSTTRKHTALPKAQILIEALPWLTRHNGKTVVVKFGGNAMIDEDLKAAFAQDVVFLRQAGLKPVVVHGGGPQISAALDRYGIVSEFKAGLRVTTEDAMDVVRMVLAGQVQRELVGLLNQHGPLAVGLTGEDAHTITATKHQPRIDGEFVDIGRVGEITAIDTGAIEALLADGRIPVVSSIARSQDDGHVYNVNADTAAAALAAALGAETLMVLTDVEGLYEDWPNSDEVISRLTAKELEKLLPELASGMVPKMEGCLHAVRNGVNTARVIDGRVQHSILLEIFTDEGIGTMVVPDAEGDADA, encoded by the coding sequence ATGAGCACCACGCGCAAGCACACCGCACTGCCCAAGGCCCAGATCCTCATCGAGGCGCTGCCCTGGCTGACCCGGCACAACGGGAAGACGGTCGTCGTCAAGTTCGGCGGCAACGCCATGATCGACGAGGACCTGAAGGCCGCCTTCGCACAGGACGTCGTCTTCCTGCGCCAGGCCGGCCTCAAGCCCGTCGTCGTGCACGGCGGCGGCCCGCAGATCAGCGCGGCCCTGGACCGGTACGGCATCGTCAGCGAGTTCAAGGCGGGCCTGCGGGTTACCACCGAGGACGCCATGGACGTCGTACGCATGGTGCTCGCCGGGCAGGTCCAGCGTGAACTCGTCGGGCTGCTCAACCAGCACGGTCCGCTCGCCGTGGGACTCACCGGCGAGGACGCGCACACCATCACCGCCACCAAGCACCAGCCGCGGATCGACGGCGAGTTCGTCGACATCGGACGGGTGGGCGAGATCACCGCGATCGACACGGGCGCGATCGAGGCACTGCTCGCCGACGGCCGCATCCCGGTCGTCTCCTCGATCGCCCGTAGCCAGGACGACGGACATGTCTACAACGTCAATGCTGATACGGCGGCTGCGGCACTCGCTGCGGCGCTGGGCGCCGAGACCCTGATGGTCCTCACCGACGTCGAGGGCCTCTACGAGGACTGGCCCAACTCCGACGAGGTCATCAGCCGGCTCACCGCGAAGGAGCTGGAGAAGCTGCTGCCCGAGCTGGCCAGCGGCATGGTGCCCAAGATGGAGGGCTGTCTGCACGCCGTGCGCAACGGGGTGAACACCGCCCGCGTGATCGACGGCCGGGTCCAGCACTCGATCCTGCTGGAGATCTTCACCGACGAGGGCATCGGCACGATGGTCGTGCCCGATGCGGAGGGGGACGCTGACGCATGA
- a CDS encoding helix-turn-helix transcriptional regulator — translation MATDNGGGAGGGGAGQGGGCEPELSDSLKTFGAVLKALREEARLTQEQLAPLVQYSVAYIAKIEQGRRFPPRNLLDRSEEALGAVAGRVLAAAARSLTRKVGLASWFRQWAAIEEEAVSLYAYECRAIPGLLQPEAYIRAIFERRLPPLSEDQIEYQVTARLERQQLLAEKPNTAFSFIIEQALLERHMGGPEVARQLLDHLLMRGVRRNVEIQVMPTRMYDHAGIDGLMYLAETPRHEWVGYSEGQQSSNLITAPKDVSAMLQRYGKLRSQALDREATVSLLEQMRGAL, via the coding sequence ATGGCGACGGACAACGGCGGCGGGGCGGGCGGGGGCGGCGCCGGGCAGGGCGGAGGATGCGAGCCGGAGCTGTCGGACAGCCTCAAGACCTTCGGCGCGGTCCTGAAGGCGCTGCGGGAGGAAGCCCGCCTGACGCAGGAGCAGCTCGCGCCACTGGTGCAGTACTCGGTCGCGTACATCGCCAAGATCGAACAGGGCAGACGGTTCCCGCCGAGGAACCTGCTCGACCGGTCGGAGGAGGCGCTGGGAGCGGTCGCCGGGCGGGTGCTGGCGGCTGCGGCGAGGAGCCTGACGCGGAAGGTGGGGCTGGCGTCGTGGTTCCGGCAGTGGGCGGCGATCGAGGAGGAGGCGGTCTCGCTGTATGCGTATGAGTGCCGGGCGATTCCGGGGTTGTTGCAGCCGGAAGCGTACATTCGGGCAATCTTCGAGCGACGGCTGCCGCCCCTGTCCGAAGATCAGATCGAGTACCAGGTCACCGCACGTCTGGAACGGCAGCAGCTCCTTGCCGAGAAGCCGAACACGGCCTTCAGCTTCATCATCGAACAGGCTCTGCTCGAACGGCACATGGGTGGACCGGAAGTCGCACGCCAGCTCTTGGACCATCTGCTGATGCGGGGAGTGCGAAGGAACGTCGAGATCCAGGTGATGCCGACGCGAATGTACGATCACGCAGGCATCGATGGTCTGATGTACCTGGCGGAGACACCCCGGCACGAGTGGGTGGGTTACTCCGAGGGCCAGCAGTCGAGCAATCTGATCACCGCACCGAAAGACGTCAGCGCGATGCTCCAACGCTATGGCAAGCTGCGCTCGCAGGCCCTCGACCGCGAAGCAACGGTAAGCCTGCTGGAGCAGATGCGAGGAGCACTATGA
- a CDS encoding FAD:protein FMN transferase, with translation MGTVFSFDVRGGEPGPVQAALAEAVAELHVVDAVFSTYREDSQISRLARGLLTVEECDPEVAEVLELCAEAERLSDGWFSSRYAGGVDPTGIVKGWSVERAAERLVGAGATGVSVNGGGDVQMFGVPGPHRPWRVGVSDPLRPGALAAVVSAAGADRLAVATSGSAERGTHIMDPRTGHTAVTDLVAVTVVGPRITWADAWATAAFAMGSRQALAWLESLPDTEALLITAGDEVRWTGGLADRLG, from the coding sequence ATGGGCACGGTCTTCTCCTTCGACGTCCGAGGAGGCGAACCGGGTCCCGTACAGGCCGCGTTGGCGGAGGCGGTCGCCGAACTCCACGTGGTGGACGCGGTGTTCAGCACCTACCGCGAGGACAGCCAGATCTCCCGGCTGGCCCGCGGCCTGCTCACCGTGGAGGAGTGCGACCCGGAGGTCGCCGAGGTGCTCGAACTGTGCGCCGAGGCCGAGCGGTTGAGCGACGGCTGGTTCAGTTCGCGGTATGCGGGCGGCGTCGACCCCACCGGCATCGTGAAGGGCTGGTCCGTCGAGCGCGCCGCCGAGCGGCTGGTCGGGGCCGGGGCGACCGGGGTGAGCGTGAACGGCGGCGGCGACGTGCAGATGTTCGGTGTGCCGGGGCCGCACCGGCCCTGGCGGGTCGGCGTGTCCGACCCGCTGCGCCCGGGCGCTCTGGCCGCCGTGGTCTCCGCGGCCGGCGCCGACCGGCTCGCCGTGGCCACGTCGGGCTCCGCCGAACGGGGTACGCACATCATGGATCCGCGCACGGGCCACACCGCGGTCACGGACCTGGTCGCGGTGACCGTCGTCGGCCCCCGGATCACCTGGGCGGACGCGTGGGCGACGGCGGCCTTCGCGATGGGCTCCCGGCAGGCCCTCGCCTGGCTGGAGTCCCTCCCGGACACGGAGGCCCTGCTCATCACGGCGGGCGACGAGGTCAGGTGGACGGGGGGTCTGGCCGACCGGCTGGGCTGA
- a CDS encoding DUF6086 family protein, translating into MSQYFDMGDETLWNPSNGASRMFRRQVAVFEAELELSSGIGPMENDECQIDLATFAPFVNALLAHHRRTSHAIVLALSDGFTATVLALAERAGVEVDWAQLGAAPDGPFEDAQVSAVTGMSTPAEGGSWATGLRDKARELGRRMPR; encoded by the coding sequence ATGAGCCAGTACTTCGACATGGGCGACGAGACCCTGTGGAACCCGTCCAACGGGGCTTCCCGCATGTTCCGGCGGCAAGTGGCGGTCTTTGAGGCGGAGCTGGAACTCTCATCGGGTATCGGCCCCATGGAGAACGACGAGTGCCAGATCGACTTGGCCACCTTCGCGCCCTTCGTCAACGCTCTGCTCGCGCACCATCGAAGAACGAGCCACGCCATCGTGCTGGCCCTCTCCGACGGCTTCACCGCCACAGTGCTGGCCCTCGCGGAGCGTGCCGGAGTCGAGGTGGACTGGGCCCAGCTCGGCGCCGCCCCGGACGGCCCGTTCGAAGACGCGCAGGTCTCGGCCGTTACGGGGATGTCCACCCCGGCGGAAGGCGGATCCTGGGCGACAGGACTGCGCGACAAGGCACGCGAGCTGGGTCGCCGCATGCCCCGCTGA